One region of Chryseobacterium muglaense genomic DNA includes:
- the prfH gene encoding peptide chain release factor H, with protein MDKIIQITSGRGPLECQWVVAKVLKAFLEEAKDNKIDYEIIHRENGDENLTLKSVTLVLKSKNLNEFLKTWLGSILWIGKSTFRKLHKRSNWFIGIFELEGLEKIHFNEKDIQFQTTRSQGSGGQNVNKVNTAVRATHIPTGQSVFVQDTRSQLENKKLSVERLKEKVLEQNIIQLQKQMQETWNNHLNVQRGNPIRTFSGTDFKKNYQEKSFKKERNQLKNELKTYKNDLN; from the coding sequence ATGGACAAAATAATACAAATAACCTCAGGAAGAGGGCCTTTAGAATGCCAATGGGTAGTTGCCAAAGTTCTAAAGGCTTTCCTTGAGGAAGCAAAAGATAATAAAATAGATTACGAAATCATTCACCGAGAAAATGGTGATGAAAATCTGACTTTGAAATCTGTAACCTTAGTTTTAAAATCAAAAAACTTAAATGAATTTTTAAAAACCTGGTTGGGAAGTATTCTTTGGATTGGGAAAAGTACCTTCCGAAAATTGCATAAAAGAAGCAATTGGTTTATCGGGATTTTTGAACTGGAAGGCTTAGAGAAAATTCATTTCAACGAAAAGGATATTCAGTTTCAAACTACTAGAAGCCAAGGAAGTGGCGGACAAAATGTGAATAAAGTAAACACAGCCGTTCGTGCAACTCATATTCCGACCGGGCAAAGTGTTTTTGTACAGGATACGCGTTCCCAATTGGAGAATAAAAAATTATCGGTTGAAAGGCTGAAAGAAAAAGTTTTGGAGCAGAATATTATTCAGCTTCAAAAACAGATGCAGGAAACCTGGAACAATCATTTGAATGTTCAAAGAGGAAATCCAATCAGAACGTTTTCCGGAACCGATTTTAAAAAGAATTATCAGGAAAAATCTTTTAAAAAGGAAAGAAATCAACTGAAAAACGAATTAAAAACCTACAAAAATGACCTTAACTAA
- a CDS encoding tetratricopeptide repeat protein — MTLTKSKYYFEALDNYPYSLPDCLEALNYALSYDPEDADSLCLMGRIYSEMLIDYEKAKLYFEEAMQCDITNLNTPKYYIKCLLDNEDLQEAEKLINYSLKIKGIDKVTLWFYRSLLSEKRGSFPNALNFLIEAEKYCFSSHSLDVVKDRKKFIKSKMPKKKSKNKKETK, encoded by the coding sequence ATGACCTTAACTAAAAGTAAATATTATTTCGAAGCTTTGGATAATTATCCTTACAGCTTGCCGGATTGTCTGGAAGCGTTGAATTATGCGCTTTCTTACGACCCTGAAGACGCAGATTCGCTTTGTCTGATGGGAAGAATCTACAGTGAAATGCTCATTGATTATGAAAAAGCCAAACTCTATTTTGAAGAGGCGATGCAATGCGATATCACGAATCTCAATACTCCAAAATATTACATAAAATGTCTTTTGGACAATGAAGATTTGCAGGAAGCTGAAAAGTTGATTAACTATTCTTTGAAAATAAAAGGAATTGATAAAGTGACCTTGTGGTTTTACAGATCTCTGCTTTCTGAGAAGAGAGGAAGCTTTCCGAATGCTTTAAATTTCTTAATTGAAGCTGAAAAGTATTGTTTCTCATCGCATAGTTTAGATGTTGTAAAAGATCGCAAGAAATTTATAAAATCTAAAATGCCCAAGAAAAAATCTAAAAACAAGAAGGAGACGAAATAA